One Sodalinema gerasimenkoae IPPAS B-353 DNA segment encodes these proteins:
- a CDS encoding L-threonylcarbamoyladenylate synthase has translation MLSTYNDLIEAAKSGSVVSFPTDTVPALAVDPQKTEAIYHLKQRSLNKPLILMGASPDDLWEYVEGTPHERASWQEMAQQHWPGALTLVLPASTKVPPGMNPSGSGTLGIRVPDCAIAQKLLSVTGPLATTSANRSGEPPLREAAAIVAAFPTVCVLEPEVYQNRIGSGLPSTVVQWTGGNWQILRQGAVEL, from the coding sequence ATGCTTTCCACCTACAACGATCTAATTGAAGCCGCCAAATCTGGGTCTGTGGTCAGTTTCCCGACCGATACTGTTCCAGCATTGGCCGTAGACCCTCAAAAAACTGAAGCCATTTATCACCTCAAACAACGGAGCCTCAATAAACCGTTGATTCTGATGGGAGCCAGTCCCGACGACCTTTGGGAGTATGTTGAGGGAACCCCTCACGAACGAGCCAGTTGGCAAGAAATGGCTCAACAGCATTGGCCAGGAGCCTTAACCCTGGTTCTTCCGGCTAGTACCAAAGTTCCGCCAGGGATGAATCCCAGCGGTTCCGGAACATTGGGGATTCGCGTTCCCGATTGTGCGATCGCCCAGAAGCTATTATCCGTCACCGGCCCCCTAGCGACCACCAGTGCCAATCGTTCTGGGGAACCCCCCTTACGAGAGGCGGCGGCCATCGTGGCGGCCTTTCCGACAGTGTGCGTGTTAGAGCCAGAAGTCTATCAGAACCGTATCGGCTCAGGATTACCTTCGACCGTTGTGCAATGGACTGGGGGGAATTGGCAGATTCTGCGACAGGGAGCCGTAGAGTTATAG
- a CDS encoding sensor histidine kinase, producing MTLDHPDLSQENDVTLTEAELAQIADPQLRQRVAALVEQCDRLDHERQWMRQRLEDLQLQVHLTQEMCRFKGGFLARVSHELRSPLSGLIGTHQLILTDLCEDQEEERDFLGRAHEYSLKMVEMLDIVLKVARAEQGRSPLKVEPVRLYDVFEEVRELSALQVANRNYHYDVQMPNGDLWVNADYKPLVQVLLHQIMAVVDGMSEGSLRLSSSVGGEDEVYIWLDSPCQLDIWNEPIDQLRSPPPAPQIPVSATELPQLSSGLSWLVDYTLLEIMGGALDVLEPPPNPNCGWLSRLQYRLQQAPPPPETESG from the coding sequence ATGACCCTAGATCACCCGGATTTGTCTCAGGAGAATGATGTCACTCTGACTGAGGCAGAGTTAGCCCAAATCGCTGATCCCCAACTGCGTCAACGAGTGGCGGCGTTGGTTGAGCAATGCGATCGCCTCGACCATGAGCGCCAGTGGATGCGACAGCGCCTCGAAGACCTACAACTGCAAGTTCATCTTACCCAAGAGATGTGTCGGTTTAAGGGGGGGTTTTTGGCGCGAGTCTCCCACGAATTGCGATCGCCCCTGAGTGGCTTAATTGGCACCCACCAACTGATTCTGACGGATTTATGCGAAGACCAGGAGGAGGAGCGAGACTTTCTCGGTCGCGCCCATGAATATTCCCTAAAAATGGTGGAGATGCTGGATATCGTCCTCAAGGTGGCCCGGGCTGAACAGGGGCGATCGCCGCTCAAAGTCGAACCGGTGCGCCTTTATGATGTATTTGAGGAAGTTCGGGAACTCTCCGCCCTGCAAGTCGCGAACCGTAACTATCACTACGACGTGCAGATGCCCAACGGGGATCTCTGGGTCAACGCCGATTACAAGCCCCTGGTGCAAGTCTTGTTACATCAAATTATGGCTGTTGTGGATGGCATGAGTGAAGGGAGTTTGCGGCTGTCGTCCTCAGTGGGAGGAGAGGATGAGGTCTATATTTGGCTCGATTCCCCCTGTCAGTTGGATATTTGGAATGAACCTATCGACCAATTGCGATCGCCCCCTCCCGCGCCACAAATCCCGGTATCCGCCACAGAACTGCCCCAACTCTCGTCGGGGTTAAGTTGGCTCGTGGACTATACCCTCTTGGAGATTATGGGCGGTGCATTAGATGTTCTTGAACCGCCCCCCAATCCCAACTGTGGTTGGCTTAGTCGGCTTCAATACCGGCTGCAACAGGCTCCTCCACCCCCGGAAACCGAGTCAGGATAA
- a CDS encoding GNAT family N-acetyltransferase — MDCRHIRFCSRKSEIDFTQLKSLFELSAFWAADRSFEDWKIAIENSVPTITVWDGDRLIGFSRATSDGVFRATIWDVVIHPEYRGVGLGRKMVETLLSHPQMNRVERVYLMTTHQQRFYERIGFEENQTTTMVLQNQLILTRFPGVEEPVAAGIEAD, encoded by the coding sequence ATGGATTGCCGTCACATTCGCTTCTGCTCCCGTAAGTCGGAGATTGACTTTACTCAACTTAAGTCTTTATTTGAACTCTCAGCTTTTTGGGCTGCCGATCGCAGTTTTGAGGACTGGAAAATCGCCATCGAGAACAGTGTCCCGACAATTACCGTCTGGGATGGCGATCGCCTCATTGGCTTCTCTCGCGCCACCTCCGATGGGGTCTTCCGGGCTACCATCTGGGATGTGGTGATTCACCCGGAATATCGTGGTGTGGGACTGGGACGCAAGATGGTGGAAACTCTCTTGAGTCATCCGCAAATGAACCGTGTCGAACGGGTCTATCTGATGACAACCCACCAGCAACGGTTCTACGAACGAATTGGCTTTGAGGAAAATCAAACCACGACCATGGTGCTGCAAAATCAACTTATCCTGACTCGGTTTCCGGGGGTGGAGGAGCCTGTTGCAGCCGGTATTGAAGCCGACTAA
- the rpmA gene encoding 50S ribosomal protein L27 — translation MAHKKGTGSTRNGRDSNSQRLGVKRYGGEVVTAGNILVRQRGTKIHPGNNVGLGKDDTLFALIDGIVTFEHKTRSRKKVSVYAPSDA, via the coding sequence ATGGCTCACAAGAAAGGAACCGGTAGTACAAGAAACGGTCGCGACTCTAATTCCCAGCGATTGGGTGTTAAACGCTATGGCGGTGAAGTCGTCACGGCGGGCAATATCCTGGTTCGCCAACGGGGTACGAAAATTCATCCTGGCAATAATGTCGGGTTGGGTAAGGATGACACCCTATTTGCTCTGATTGACGGTATTGTCACGTTTGAGCATAAAACCCGCAGCCGCAAGAAGGTGAGCGTCTATGCTCCTTCTGATGCTTAA
- the rplU gene encoding 50S ribosomal protein L21: MTYAIIETSGTQIMVEPGRFYDVNLLDAAPGDEITIDKVLFIRNEDDAHVGQPWVEGATVRGTVLQHLRGRKVIVYKMQPKKKTRKKRGHRQELTRFAISSISVNGTVLAEAEIPAPRSLDLEPATTDEPAEVAEMVSAEAE, encoded by the coding sequence ATGACTTACGCAATTATTGAAACCAGCGGAACCCAAATCATGGTAGAACCCGGTCGGTTCTACGATGTAAACCTACTCGATGCGGCTCCTGGAGACGAAATCACCATCGATAAGGTGCTGTTTATCCGCAATGAAGACGATGCTCACGTCGGTCAACCCTGGGTTGAAGGCGCAACGGTTCGGGGGACGGTGCTGCAACACCTCCGGGGTCGTAAGGTCATCGTCTACAAGATGCAGCCGAAGAAGAAAACCCGCAAAAAACGGGGACATCGCCAAGAACTCACCCGTTTTGCAATTTCGAGCATTTCGGTCAATGGTACGGTGTTAGCGGAAGCTGAAATCCCCGCTCCCCGTAGCTTAGATTTGGAACCGGCCACGACCGATGAACCGGCTGAGGTGGCTGAAATGGTCTCGGCTGAGGCAGAATAG
- the rpsF gene encoding 30S ribosomal protein S6, translating to MKEFIYETMYILRPDIGEERTDGEIDKYRNILLENGAEDLDVQHRGKRRLAYDILKHRDGVYVQMNYKAPGASIAVMEKAMKFSDDVLRYLTIKQPVQQPDADDEDGDEEE from the coding sequence ATGAAAGAGTTTATCTACGAAACCATGTACATCCTGCGCCCTGACATCGGCGAAGAGCGCACGGATGGGGAAATCGACAAATATCGCAATATTTTGCTCGAAAACGGCGCGGAAGACCTCGATGTCCAACATCGTGGCAAACGTCGCTTAGCCTACGACATCCTGAAACATCGGGATGGCGTCTATGTGCAAATGAACTACAAGGCTCCCGGCGCGTCCATCGCGGTCATGGAAAAGGCGATGAAATTCTCCGATGATGTCCTGCGCTATCTCACCATCAAGCAACCGGTGCAACAGCCGGATGCCGATGACGAAGACGGCGACGAAGAAGAGTAA
- a CDS encoding CHAT domain-containing protein, which produces MANGGKLLSAMVVTALWLSVMEGVMAAGRQDIGTPTQGISGELWPLSDLGQNSTASSLDIESSPSQLTLAQADLRLSEANRLFNLGLEEFNRSQFREAIVSWEGALELYRAVGDRAREGRALGKMNGFYGAMQLGLPKAEALRQAQIALITGDYTAVGGRRGDIEIRGGPGHASRGDPLAHPYYWAPFILIGNGL; this is translated from the coding sequence ATGGCGAATGGCGGCAAGTTATTGAGTGCGATGGTGGTGACGGCTCTGTGGCTGTCGGTGATGGAAGGGGTAATGGCTGCTGGACGACAAGATATCGGGACTCCTACCCAGGGTATCTCGGGGGAATTGTGGCCCCTCTCTGACTTGGGCCAAAACTCAACGGCGTCATCTTTGGACATTGAGTCGTCCCCCTCTCAATTGACCCTCGCCCAAGCTGACCTCCGCCTTAGCGAAGCCAATCGCCTGTTCAACTTGGGGCTTGAGGAATTTAATCGCAGTCAGTTTCGGGAAGCGATCGTCTCTTGGGAAGGGGCTTTAGAACTCTACCGAGCCGTGGGCGATCGGGCTAGGGAAGGCCGCGCCCTGGGCAAGATGAATGGCTTCTATGGGGCCATGCAACTGGGCTTACCTAAGGCAGAAGCCCTGCGACAGGCCCAGATCGCCTTGATTACCGGAGACTATACAGCGGTAGGAGGTCGTCGGGGGGATATAGAGATTCGGGGCGGGCCAGGACATGCCTCTCGGGGAGATCCCCTGGCTCATCCTTACTATTGGGCCCCGTTCATCCTCATCGGCAATGGCCTATGA
- a CDS encoding tetratricopeptide repeat protein, protein MTARNHRPPSPTNPTAWIWLLVIAIASSIDGSTIHRIIPGLDSPGQPSGGVRTLVPNPLSEYQRHYRSAENYFREQEYARAERSLQRALASESHHPEAHLLLGMILRGFGRLAEAEASVREAIRLGPNTAGAYSILSSILSEQNRYAEAIEFANRAIEQNSRDANAYATLSVALTRQRDFHGAIIAAQTALAFDPNLSSAYNSWGIALTNQGEYEEAERRYKKALALNPEGAVIHYNWGMLLMAQQQYEGAIEKFKDSLEINPFRAFTYSAMGDAFFRLNDFDQAALNHREAQYIAPSDPQIHYQAGATFMEMEQYEEALTSLNTARDLASAQEDPVLLTAIEFSLARLQRRQGTPENIGTPVL, encoded by the coding sequence ATGACCGCTAGAAATCACCGTCCCCCAAGCCCCACCAACCCCACCGCCTGGATTTGGCTACTCGTGATTGCGATCGCCAGCAGTATTGACGGATCTACCATACACCGGATTATCCCTGGCCTGGATTCTCCCGGACAGCCGAGTGGTGGAGTGAGGACCCTAGTGCCTAATCCGCTCTCAGAGTATCAGCGCCATTACCGAAGCGCCGAAAACTATTTTCGTGAGCAGGAGTACGCTCGCGCCGAACGGTCTCTCCAAAGGGCCCTAGCTTCAGAAAGCCACCACCCCGAGGCCCATCTGCTGCTGGGGATGATCCTACGGGGGTTTGGACGGTTAGCGGAGGCAGAAGCCTCGGTGCGGGAGGCGATTCGATTAGGTCCAAACACGGCGGGAGCCTACAGCATTTTGAGTAGCATTCTCTCTGAACAAAATCGCTATGCAGAAGCGATTGAATTTGCCAACCGGGCCATTGAGCAGAATAGTCGGGATGCCAATGCCTACGCGACCTTGAGCGTTGCCCTGACCCGTCAACGAGACTTTCATGGGGCGATCATCGCGGCCCAAACCGCCCTTGCCTTCGACCCCAATCTATCCAGTGCCTATAATTCCTGGGGGATTGCCCTAACGAATCAAGGGGAGTATGAGGAAGCCGAACGTCGATATAAAAAGGCTCTAGCCCTCAACCCTGAAGGAGCGGTCATTCACTATAACTGGGGGATGCTCTTAATGGCTCAGCAGCAGTATGAAGGGGCGATCGAGAAGTTTAAAGACTCTTTGGAGATTAACCCTTTTCGCGCCTTCACCTACAGTGCCATGGGCGATGCTTTTTTCCGTTTAAATGACTTTGACCAAGCTGCCCTGAATCATCGGGAGGCTCAATATATCGCCCCCAGCGATCCCCAAATTCACTATCAAGCCGGGGCGACCTTCATGGAGATGGAACAGTACGAGGAGGCACTGACCTCTCTAAACACCGCCCGCGATTTGGCTAGTGCCCAGGAAGACCCAGTGCTATTAACGGCGATTGAATTCTCCTTAGCCCGCCTCCAACGACGACAGGGCACACCGGAGAATATCGGAACTCCTGTCCTCTGA
- a CDS encoding CHAT domain-containing protein, with product MMGHLRWASDEDWAVLAMKYKGISTFTELIEGGVTMATGGKFLRAMLLTALWLSAVEGVMAAGRPPIPLPTQETPGELGLLPDLSANSTGSSLDMESSPSQLTLALPQTLTQADLRLTEANRLLDLGIEESNRSQFREAIASWERALELYRAVGNRAGEGGALGNLGGAYFSLGQYERAIDFFEQSLVIAREIGNRAGEGNVLGGLGNVYYSLGQYERAINFYEQSLAIIREIGDLVSENRTLGNLGVVYNNLGQYQRAMDLFEQQLAITREIGDQLGEGAALGNLGAAHGNLGQYQRAMDFYEQQLAITREIGDRAGEGRALNSLGIVYNRLAHYDRAIDFYEQSLAIAREIGNRAGEGSALGNLGIVYNRLGQYNRAIDFYEQQLAITREIGDRAGEGSALGNLGIVYNRLGQYNRAIDFYEQQLAITREIGDRAGEGSALGNLGIVYNRLGQYNRAIDFYEQQLAITREIGDRAGEGSALGNLGNVYDNLGQYDRAIDLFEQFLAIAREIGDRAGEGRALNNVGLVYNNLGQYQRAIDFYEQRLAITREIGDRAGEGLTLGGLGNVYNNLGQYERAIDFHEQFLAIAREIGDRAGEGRALGGLGNVYINLGQYERAIDFHEQWLAIAREIGDRAGKGGALGSLGHVYSNLGQYERAIDFYEQWLAIAREIGDRAGKGGALGSLGHVYSNLGQYERAIDFHEQWLAIAREIGDRAGEGRALGNLGNVYSSLSQSDRALEQYGQALTLFNELGARAEEGLSLALIGTLLNNQAQPELAITFLKASVDRREAIRGDIRGLDTDLQQSFTDTVADSYRLLADLLLQQNRILEAQRVLDLLKVQELDEALSQVRSTQATSTGVAFWQIETDLLALYEQTLADGIALARLDDQVRQQGQDSLTPTQHQQRETLRQRYQAAQGQFAAFLDRPEVATLLRQIRQQTDGQSIEIERQHRTLQNNLRNLPQPTALIYPLILPDRLELILVTADSPPLRYPIAVTQTELNRTIVAFGQALNSPNSDILPLAQTLHGWLIAPLEAQLTQAGIEAIIYAPDGALRYVPLAALHDGDRYLAQRFSLSHITAASLTDFSQVPQPDNRRLLAAACAECSFEVPIAGQLFQFDDLPFTEIEVNTLATQVPDTRVLLNQDFSVAALQSALGGYRILHLATHGAVVPNQPTQSFLLLGSGEALSLETIRNTWRLDAELVVLSACETAVGNAELGSGIEILGLGYQIQQAGAQAVMASLWKVNDQGTQILMSGFYDALQQGMTKKEALQAVQIALITGDYTAVGGQRGEIELRGGQQGSSGDPLAHPYYWAPFILIGNGL from the coding sequence ATGATGGGACACCTTCGATGGGCTTCAGATGAGGATTGGGCTGTTTTGGCGATGAAGTATAAAGGCATCAGTACATTTACTGAGTTAATCGAGGGAGGGGTAACGATGGCTACTGGGGGCAAGTTCCTGAGGGCAATGCTGCTGACGGCCCTGTGGTTGTCAGCAGTAGAGGGGGTCATGGCCGCCGGACGACCGCCAATTCCTCTCCCTACTCAGGAAACCCCAGGGGAATTGGGGCTTTTGCCTGATTTGAGTGCAAACTCAACGGGGTCATCTTTGGACATGGAGTCATCCCCCTCTCAACTGACCCTCGCCCTACCCCAGACCCTAACCCAAGCTGACCTCCGCCTTACCGAAGCCAATCGCCTGCTCGACTTGGGGATTGAGGAATCTAATCGCAGTCAGTTTCGGGAAGCGATCGCCTCTTGGGAACGGGCTTTAGAACTCTACCGAGCCGTGGGTAATCGCGCTGGAGAAGGCGGCGCCCTGGGCAATTTGGGCGGTGCTTACTTCAGCCTGGGCCAATACGAACGCGCCATTGACTTCTTTGAACAATCCTTGGTGATTGCCCGCGAGATAGGTAATCGTGCTGGGGAAGGTAACGTCCTGGGGGGGTTAGGCAATGTTTACTACAGCCTGGGGCAGTACGAGCGCGCCATTAACTTCTATGAACAATCTCTTGCCATTATCCGTGAGATTGGCGATCTCGTCAGCGAAAACCGTACCCTGGGCAATTTGGGCGTTGTTTACAACAACTTAGGACAGTACCAACGCGCCATGGATTTGTTTGAACAACAGCTAGCCATTACCCGCGAGATAGGCGATCAATTAGGGGAGGGTGCTGCCCTAGGTAACTTGGGCGCTGCTCACGGCAACCTAGGGCAGTACCAACGCGCCATGGATTTCTATGAACAACAGCTAGCCATTACCCGTGAGATAGGCGATCGCGCTGGGGAAGGCCGCGCCCTGAACAGTTTGGGCATTGTTTACAACCGCCTGGCGCACTACGACCGTGCTATTGATTTCTATGAACAATCCCTAGCCATTGCCCGCGAGATAGGTAATCGCGCTGGGGAAGGCAGCGCCCTGGGCAATTTGGGCATTGTTTACAACCGCTTGGGTCAATACAACCGTGCTATTGATTTCTATGAACAACAGCTAGCCATTACCCGTGAGATAGGCGATCGCGCTGGGGAAGGCAGCGCCCTGGGCAATTTGGGCATTGTTTACAACCGCTTGGGTCAATACAACCGTGCTATTGATTTCTATGAACAACAGCTAGCCATTACCCGTGAGATAGGCGATCGCGCTGGGGAAGGCAGCGCCCTGGGCAATTTGGGCATTGTTTACAACCGCTTGGGTCAATACAACCGTGCTATTGATTTCTATGAACAACAGCTAGCCATTACCCGCGAGATAGGTGATCGCGCTGGGGAAGGTAGCGCCCTGGGGAATTTGGGCAATGTTTACGACAACCTGGGGCAGTACGACCGTGCTATTGATTTGTTTGAACAATTCCTAGCCATTGCCCGCGAGATAGGTGATCGCGCTGGGGAAGGCCGCGCCCTGAACAACGTGGGCCTTGTTTACAATAACCTAGGGCAGTACCAACGCGCCATTGACTTTTATGAACAACGGCTGGCGATCACCCGCGAGATAGGAGATCGCGCTGGGGAAGGCCTCACCCTGGGGGGTTTGGGCAATGTTTACAATAACCTAGGGCAGTACGAGCGCGCCATTGACTTCCATGAACAATTCCTAGCCATTGCCCGCGAGATAGGTGATCGCGCTGGGGAAGGCCGCGCTCTGGGGGGTTTGGGCAATGTTTACATTAACCTGGGGCAGTACGAGCGCGCCATTGACTTTCATGAACAATGGCTGGCGATCGCCCGGGAGATAGGCGATCGCGCCGGGAAAGGCGGCGCACTGGGCAGTTTGGGGCATGTTTACAGTAACCTGGGGCAGTACGAGCGCGCCATTGACTTTTATGAACAATGGCTGGCGATCGCCCGGGAGATAGGCGATCGCGCCGGGAAAGGCGGCGCACTGGGCAGTTTGGGGCATGTTTACAGTAACCTGGGGCAGTACGAGCGCGCCATTGACTTTCATGAACAATGGCTGGCGATCGCCCGCGAGATAGGCGATCGCGCTGGGGAAGGCCGCGCCCTGGGCAATTTGGGCAATGTTTACAGCAGTCTAAGCCAATCTGACCGCGCCCTAGAGCAGTATGGTCAAGCCCTCACCCTGTTCAACGAACTCGGTGCCCGTGCCGAAGAAGGTCTTTCCCTTGCTTTAATCGGCACCCTCCTCAACAACCAAGCCCAACCCGAACTCGCCATCACCTTCCTCAAAGCCAGCGTCGATCGCCGCGAAGCCATACGTGGCGATATTCGCGGACTCGACACCGACCTGCAACAATCCTTCACCGATACCGTCGCCGACAGCTACCGCCTCCTCGCCGACCTCCTCCTCCAACAAAACCGCATCCTCGAAGCCCAGCGTGTCCTCGACTTGCTCAAAGTTCAAGAACTCGACGAAGCCCTCTCCCAGGTGCGGAGTACCCAAGCAACTTCCACCGGGGTTGCCTTCTGGCAAATCGAAACCGACCTCCTCGCCCTCTACGAACAAACCCTCGCCGACGGCATCGCCCTCGCCCGCCTCGACGACCAAGTCCGCCAACAGGGCCAGGACAGCCTCACCCCCACCCAGCACCAACAACGAGAGACCCTGCGGCAACGCTACCAAGCCGCCCAAGGTCAATTCGCCGCCTTCCTAGACCGCCCCGAAGTCGCAACCCTGCTGCGCCAAATCCGTCAACAAACTGACGGTCAATCCATCGAAATCGAACGCCAACACCGGACGCTGCAAAATAATCTGCGTAACTTACCCCAACCCACCGCCCTCATCTATCCCCTAATCCTGCCCGATCGCCTCGAACTAATCCTCGTCACCGCCGACAGCCCCCCCCTGCGCTACCCCATCGCCGTCACCCAAACGGAACTCAACCGCACTATCGTCGCCTTCGGCCAAGCCCTCAACTCCCCCAACAGCGATATCCTGCCCCTGGCCCAAACCCTGCACGGCTGGCTCATCGCCCCCCTGGAAGCCCAACTGACCCAAGCTGGCATCGAAGCCATTATCTACGCCCCCGATGGTGCGCTGCGCTATGTGCCTCTAGCGGCACTCCATGACGGCGATCGCTACTTAGCCCAACGATTCAGCCTCAGCCACATCACCGCCGCCTCCCTCACGGACTTCAGCCAAGTCCCCCAACCGGATAACCGCCGCCTTCTCGCCGCCGCCTGTGCCGAGTGCAGCTTTGAGGTCCCTATCGCCGGACAACTCTTCCAGTTCGACGACCTGCCCTTTACGGAAATCGAAGTCAACACCCTCGCCACTCAAGTCCCCGATACCCGCGTCCTCCTCAATCAAGACTTCAGCGTCGCCGCCCTCCAGTCCGCCCTCGGGGGATACCGGATTCTCCACTTAGCCACCCACGGGGCAGTTGTCCCCAACCAGCCCACCCAATCCTTTCTCCTGCTGGGCAGTGGCGAAGCCCTCAGCCTAGAGACGATCCGCAATACTTGGCGACTAGATGCGGAACTGGTGGTCTTGAGTGCCTGCGAAACCGCTGTGGGCAATGCGGAACTGGGCAGCGGCATCGAGATTCTGGGGTTGGGTTACCAGATCCAGCAGGCCGGCGCCCAGGCCGTGATGGCTTCCCTGTGGAAGGTGAACGACCAGGGCACCCAAATCCTGATGAGTGGGTTTTACGACGCTCTGCAACAGGGAATGACTAAGAAGGAAGCCCTGCAAGCGGTCCAAATTGCCCTGATTACTGGGGACTACACCGCAGTTGGGGGGCAGCGGGGCGAGATCGAGCTACGGGGTGGGCAGCAGGGCAGCAGCGGCGATCCCCTGGCCCATCCCTACTATTGGGCACCGTTCATCCTCATCGGCAATGGTTTATGA
- a CDS encoding leucine-rich repeat domain-containing protein, which translates to MENSVEARVEAMKAAGRDTLNLHGLGLQEVPEVLLEFPELAGLNLSGNRLTEIPEFIGELSKLRLLYAARNQITAIPPCLSRLPLFSGLELSNNQVRDIPGFMAQMQSLSMLELTGNQIREIPEFMVHLPRLFRLNVGENPLECPPLQVCEQGLTAIREYYEVHPR; encoded by the coding sequence ATGGAGAATAGCGTTGAGGCCCGAGTTGAGGCGATGAAAGCAGCGGGACGGGACACGCTGAATTTACATGGGTTAGGTTTGCAGGAGGTTCCTGAGGTGCTGTTGGAGTTCCCAGAGTTGGCGGGATTGAATCTCTCGGGGAATCGCCTCACGGAAATTCCTGAGTTTATTGGGGAACTCTCGAAGTTGCGTCTGTTGTACGCGGCTCGCAATCAGATTACAGCGATTCCTCCCTGTCTAAGCCGCCTTCCCCTATTTTCGGGGTTGGAGTTGTCAAATAATCAGGTTCGCGACATTCCTGGGTTTATGGCGCAGATGCAGAGTTTATCAATGTTGGAGTTAACGGGAAATCAGATTCGCGAGATTCCCGAGTTTATGGTGCATCTGCCGCGATTGTTCCGGCTGAATGTTGGGGAGAATCCGCTGGAATGTCCGCCGTTGCAGGTTTGCGAGCAGGGGCTGACGGCGATTCGGGAGTATTATGAGGTCCATCCTCGGTAA